The following coding sequences are from one Paenarthrobacter ureafaciens window:
- a CDS encoding dihydrofolate reductase family protein, with the protein MGLLTFSMNVTLDGCIDHREGIADDETHAYFTRLLEENGAMLWGRTTYELLEAYWPAVARGEVEAPPAIRDWAVTLEGKPKYVVSATRTDFPWTNSHQLTGELQGAVQELKYRTPDGVLVGSGKLATELDRLDLIDEYRFLLQPMITGHGPTLFQDGLPGTRRLGLVSAEPLSNGVVALHYRRAA; encoded by the coding sequence ATGGGGCTCCTAACCTTCAGCATGAATGTCACTCTGGACGGTTGCATCGACCACCGGGAGGGCATCGCGGATGACGAAACTCATGCCTACTTCACCCGGCTTCTCGAGGAGAACGGCGCCATGCTCTGGGGCCGAACCACCTACGAATTATTGGAGGCCTACTGGCCTGCGGTCGCCCGGGGCGAAGTGGAAGCTCCCCCGGCCATCCGGGATTGGGCCGTCACGCTGGAAGGCAAACCGAAGTACGTCGTTTCGGCAACGCGGACAGACTTCCCATGGACCAACAGTCACCAACTGACCGGCGAACTACAAGGCGCCGTGCAGGAACTTAAGTATCGGACTCCCGACGGCGTGCTGGTCGGCAGCGGCAAACTCGCCACCGAGCTGGACCGGCTGGACCTGATAGATGAGTACAGATTCCTGCTCCAACCTATGATCACCGGCCACGGTCCAACCCTCTTCCAGGATGGATTGCCCGGCACCCGCCGCCTCGGATTGGTCTCGGCAGAGCCGCTCAGCAACGGAGTTGTCGCCCTGCACTACCGCCGGGCTGCTTAG
- a CDS encoding glutaminase, with product MRSRGNTSGASVCPFNEEGADQGSPQLGAVEPNQFGISLVTREGEVFSAGDAHVEFSIQSISKVFALALVLSNDGDGIWKRVFREPSGNPFNSLVQLESENGIPRNPFINAGAIVVTDRLLSLTGNAARAVRELMRRESGNASVDTDHRVAASELGRGHRNASLARFLASNGLGADGTLVLSPAQTKRVNAVMLTCGAYDAAGEFAYRVGLPGKSGVGGGIVAVVPNKCAVSVWSPGLGRSGNSVAGVAALDEFTTRTGWSVF from the coding sequence GTGCGCTCCCGAGGGAACACCTCCGGCGCATCTGTATGCCCCTTCAATGAGGAGGGGGCTGACCAAGGCAGCCCTCAGCTCGGCGCAGTGGAACCGAACCAGTTCGGGATCTCACTGGTCACCAGGGAAGGTGAGGTCTTCTCAGCCGGGGATGCCCATGTGGAGTTCTCCATCCAAAGCATCTCCAAGGTCTTTGCCCTGGCCTTGGTGCTATCCAACGACGGCGATGGCATTTGGAAGCGCGTTTTCCGTGAGCCGTCCGGCAACCCCTTCAATTCACTTGTTCAGCTCGAGAGCGAGAACGGCATACCCCGCAACCCGTTCATCAACGCGGGAGCCATTGTCGTCACGGACAGGTTGCTGAGCCTGACCGGGAACGCTGCAAGAGCAGTGCGGGAGCTGATGCGGCGGGAATCCGGGAACGCCTCGGTAGATACGGACCACCGCGTGGCGGCATCCGAGCTCGGCAGGGGACACAGGAACGCTTCCTTGGCCCGCTTCCTGGCGTCCAATGGACTTGGCGCCGACGGAACGCTGGTGCTCTCGCCGGCCCAGACCAAACGGGTCAATGCGGTCATGCTGACGTGCGGTGCCTATGACGCGGCGGGTGAGTTCGCTTACCGCGTCGGCCTGCCGGGCAAGAGCGGCGTCGGCGGCGGCATCGTGGCCGTGGTTCCCAACAAGTGTGCAGTCAGTGTGTGGAGCCCAGGCCTGGGGAGGTCCGGGAACTCAGTGGCAGGTGTGGCTGCACTGGATGAATTCACTACCCGTACCGGCTGGTCGGTGTTCTAG
- a CDS encoding winged helix-turn-helix transcriptional regulator, with amino-acid sequence MSDLAGALELVGARWALLIVERLLDGPQRYGDLQRDLGIPTNILATRLRELEAAGVLLRLPLRHNTRAYALTDRGLALREAIVALGRWGSEEPKA; translated from the coding sequence GTGAGCGATCTGGCCGGGGCGCTGGAACTTGTTGGAGCACGGTGGGCCCTGCTCATCGTGGAGCGGCTGCTCGACGGGCCGCAACGTTACGGGGACCTGCAGCGCGACCTTGGAATACCGACAAACATTCTCGCTACCCGCCTGCGCGAGCTCGAAGCGGCCGGAGTATTACTGCGCCTGCCGCTCCGGCACAACACCCGGGCCTATGCGTTGACCGATCGCGGACTTGCCCTGCGCGAGGCAATCGTCGCATTGGGACGCTGGGGCAGCGAGGAGCCCAAGGCCTAA
- a CDS encoding ABC transporter ATP-binding protein, producing the protein MPVVLENLGKRFGDGAPVLDDVNATIAQGEFVALLGASGCGKSTLLNIIAGLEHPTSGALEVPSDGAAFMFQDSALFPWLTARGNIELALQLADKSSSKASRRARATELLELVHLGGAGDKRPHELSGGMRQRVALARSLAQDRQVLLMDEPFAALDAITRDLLHDELERIWKETGRTIIFVTHNVREAVRLGQRVLLLSSRPGRVVAEWAVTEEHRTDAGRAGELTGVITRRLREEIRRHAK; encoded by the coding sequence ATGCCAGTCGTACTGGAGAACCTGGGCAAACGCTTCGGTGACGGGGCTCCCGTCCTGGACGACGTCAACGCCACCATCGCCCAGGGTGAGTTCGTGGCCCTCCTTGGTGCGTCCGGCTGCGGCAAGTCCACCCTGCTGAACATCATCGCGGGACTGGAGCATCCGACGTCGGGCGCTTTGGAGGTCCCCAGTGACGGCGCGGCCTTCATGTTCCAGGACTCGGCGCTGTTCCCTTGGCTGACCGCCCGCGGCAACATCGAACTTGCGCTGCAGTTGGCGGACAAGTCCTCCAGCAAAGCCAGCCGGAGGGCACGTGCCACCGAACTCCTTGAACTGGTGCACCTGGGTGGTGCCGGGGACAAGCGTCCGCACGAGCTGTCCGGTGGCATGCGGCAGCGGGTGGCGCTTGCGCGATCGTTGGCCCAGGACCGGCAGGTATTGCTGATGGATGAGCCGTTCGCCGCCCTCGATGCGATTACCCGCGACCTGCTCCACGACGAGCTGGAGCGCATCTGGAAGGAAACCGGACGCACCATCATCTTCGTCACGCACAACGTCCGCGAAGCCGTACGCCTGGGGCAGCGCGTCCTTCTCCTGTCCTCGCGGCCGGGCCGGGTTGTTGCTGAATGGGCCGTCACTGAAGAACACCGCACCGACGCCGGCCGGGCCGGGGAGCTGACCGGCGTCATCACCCGACGACTTCGCGAGGAGATCCGCCGCCATGCCAAGTAA
- a CDS encoding LLM class flavin-dependent oxidoreductase produces MHKKRIGFLSFGHWARVPGSRVPTAGEALKQGIELAVAAEEAGIDGAFFRVHHFARQQASPFPLLSAIAARTSRIEIGTGVIDMRYENPLYMAEEAAAADLISDGRLQLGVSRGSPEPALNGAANFGYVPADGEDSGDMARRHTALFRKAIAGHGVAQADPHYAGGATGLLPIQPQSPGLPQRIWWGAGTRKTAVWAAEQGMNLMSSTLLTEDTGVPFDQLQAEQIRMFRNAWTEAGHDFEPRVSVSRSVIPIVDAEDNHYFGLRAQADREDQVGILDGALSRFGKSYIGEPEQLAEELAQDAAVQSADTLLLTVPNQLGVEYNAKLLSNVAKHIAPAIGWTPAVMGA; encoded by the coding sequence ATGCACAAGAAACGGATCGGGTTCCTCTCCTTCGGCCACTGGGCCCGCGTACCGGGTTCCCGTGTTCCCACCGCAGGCGAGGCGCTGAAGCAGGGAATTGAACTCGCGGTCGCCGCCGAGGAGGCAGGCATCGACGGCGCTTTCTTCCGAGTGCACCACTTCGCCCGGCAGCAGGCCTCGCCCTTCCCGCTTCTGAGCGCCATTGCGGCACGCACCAGCCGGATCGAGATCGGCACCGGGGTGATTGATATGCGCTACGAGAACCCTCTTTACATGGCCGAGGAGGCTGCCGCCGCGGACCTCATCAGCGACGGCCGCCTGCAGCTCGGAGTGAGCCGCGGTTCACCCGAGCCCGCCCTCAACGGTGCCGCCAACTTTGGCTATGTCCCGGCCGACGGCGAAGACAGCGGTGACATGGCGCGCCGGCATACGGCATTGTTCCGCAAGGCCATCGCAGGACACGGGGTAGCCCAAGCGGATCCGCACTACGCCGGGGGAGCCACCGGGCTGTTGCCCATCCAGCCACAGTCGCCCGGGCTTCCGCAGCGGATATGGTGGGGCGCCGGCACGCGCAAGACGGCGGTCTGGGCGGCGGAACAGGGCATGAACCTGATGAGCTCAACACTGCTGACCGAAGATACGGGTGTTCCCTTCGACCAGCTTCAGGCCGAGCAGATCCGGATGTTCCGCAATGCGTGGACCGAAGCCGGTCACGACTTCGAACCGCGGGTCTCTGTGAGCCGCAGCGTGATCCCCATCGTTGACGCCGAGGACAACCACTACTTCGGGCTCCGTGCACAGGCGGACCGCGAAGATCAGGTGGGCATTCTGGACGGTGCGTTGTCCCGCTTTGGCAAGAGCTACATCGGCGAACCGGAGCAACTGGCGGAAGAGCTCGCCCAGGACGCTGCGGTGCAGTCCGCCGACACCCTGCTGCTCACGGTTCCAAACCAGCTGGGTGTGGAATACAACGCCAAACTCCTGAGCAATGTCGCCAAGCACATTGCGCCTGCTATCGGCTGGACGCCAGCGGTCATGGGGGCTTAG
- a CDS encoding VOC family protein, giving the protein MSLFITCPVEDVERATAFYTALGWTLNPEMSDHSVSCFAIAPDQYVMLGSREMYASVGGSEELIGGPGTPSKVTVSFDLGSREAVDELVERARAAGGRIGDTDDYPFMYQRQFDDPDGYHYSPFWMKPDADTTE; this is encoded by the coding sequence ATGAGCCTCTTCATCACCTGCCCCGTCGAAGACGTCGAGCGCGCAACTGCCTTTTACACAGCCCTTGGCTGGACCCTTAACCCCGAGATGTCGGACCACAGCGTGTCATGCTTCGCGATTGCGCCGGATCAATACGTCATGCTCGGCAGCCGCGAAATGTACGCCAGCGTCGGCGGCTCCGAGGAACTGATCGGCGGACCCGGGACGCCTTCGAAGGTCACGGTCTCGTTTGACCTTGGCAGCCGTGAAGCAGTCGACGAGTTGGTCGAGCGCGCCCGTGCCGCCGGCGGGCGGATCGGTGACACCGACGACTACCCATTCATGTACCAGCGCCAGTTTGATGACCCTGACGGATACCACTACTCGCCGTTTTGGATGAAGCCCGACGCCGATACGACTGAGTGA
- the cobA gene encoding uroporphyrinogen-III C-methyltransferase: protein MAIQDIYPTALRLLGRPVLVVGGGPVAARRAKGLLDAGAKVTVVAPVASEKLRALVDSGLLAWEPREYRTEDLDGVWFVQTATGTAAVDTRVAADAEAQRIWCVNASDHEASAAWTPAVAEVDDVKIAINAGGDPRRAMALRDAVATALETGDLPLRRHRKPEDKGSVALIGGGPGDSGLITVRGRRLLGQADVVVADRLGPRELLKELAPDVRIIEVGKTPGHHPVPQLEINRILVEEALKGNRVVRLKGGDPYVLGRGGEEAEFCRQNGVGVEVVSGVTSAISVPAAAGIPVTHRGLAKGFSVVTGHEELSEVPARPDHTVVLLMGVAQLRDSAAALAASGLPLDTPVGIVEKGYLPEQRVTIGTLGTIADQAEAVGVANPAVIVIGDVVRVSPFAPEHFKTADYSTITPNRPRVRTN, encoded by the coding sequence ATGGCAATACAGGACATCTACCCCACCGCGCTGCGCCTTCTCGGCCGCCCGGTGCTGGTTGTGGGCGGCGGGCCCGTCGCGGCACGCCGCGCCAAGGGACTGCTCGACGCCGGCGCGAAAGTTACGGTGGTCGCTCCCGTTGCCTCCGAAAAACTCCGCGCCCTGGTGGATTCCGGGCTGCTCGCTTGGGAGCCCCGCGAGTACCGCACTGAAGACCTCGACGGCGTCTGGTTCGTTCAGACTGCAACGGGGACTGCCGCTGTGGACACCCGGGTAGCCGCCGACGCCGAGGCGCAGCGCATTTGGTGCGTCAACGCTTCCGACCACGAAGCTTCCGCTGCATGGACCCCGGCCGTGGCCGAGGTGGACGACGTCAAGATCGCCATCAACGCCGGGGGAGACCCGCGCCGTGCAATGGCCCTGCGCGACGCCGTTGCCACCGCCTTGGAAACGGGCGATCTTCCCCTGCGCCGCCACCGCAAGCCCGAAGACAAGGGTTCCGTAGCCCTGATTGGCGGCGGACCTGGCGACTCGGGACTCATCACAGTCCGCGGTCGGCGCCTCCTGGGCCAGGCCGACGTCGTGGTTGCTGATCGTCTTGGACCGCGCGAGCTGCTGAAGGAGCTTGCCCCCGACGTCCGCATTATTGAGGTCGGCAAAACACCGGGCCACCATCCGGTTCCACAGTTGGAGATCAACCGCATCCTCGTCGAGGAGGCCTTGAAGGGCAACCGGGTGGTCCGCCTCAAAGGCGGTGACCCCTATGTCCTGGGGCGCGGCGGTGAGGAAGCAGAATTCTGCCGGCAGAACGGCGTCGGGGTTGAAGTGGTGTCCGGCGTAACCTCCGCGATCTCCGTTCCCGCTGCCGCCGGTATTCCGGTCACGCACCGCGGACTGGCCAAGGGCTTCAGCGTCGTGACCGGTCATGAAGAGCTGTCCGAAGTCCCCGCACGCCCGGACCATACTGTGGTGTTGCTCATGGGAGTGGCGCAATTGCGTGATTCTGCGGCGGCGCTGGCTGCCTCGGGTCTGCCTTTGGACACTCCAGTAGGTATCGTAGAAAAGGGCTATTTGCCGGAACAGCGCGTCACGATCGGCACGCTGGGTACCATCGCCGACCAAGCGGAAGCCGTGGGCGTGGCTAATCCAGCGGTCATTGTCATCGGCGATGTTGTCCGCGTCAGCCCCTTCGCCCCGGAACATTTCAAGACCGCTGACTACAGCACCATTACCCCCAACCGTCCCCGCGTCCGCACCAACTAG
- a CDS encoding ABC transporter substrate-binding protein, which produces MANTPESQKPTSGTKRIVAGQKQPKAKRRRVLEIGLAAGLVLLIGAGAAVASVVSNNNQAAPVPSATPAAELKLGYFSNVTHAPALVGTSKGIIAKELGETKLSTQVFNAGPAAIEALNAGAIDATYIGPNPAINSFVKSNGESVSIIAGAASGGAQLVVKPEINSAADLKGKVLASPQLGGTQDVALRAWLLEQGFKTNTDGSGDVNINPTENAQSLKLFQDGKLDGAWLPEPWASRLVLEAGAKVLVDEKDLWEKGDFTTTILIVNKKFAAEHPETVKALLKGHVESVKWLNSASAEEKASTINAVLKDTAGKPLPANVITRALQNIKFTTDPLAGTYKKLLDDGVKAGTTKEADINGIFDLRALNEVEGKKTSAAGLGQD; this is translated from the coding sequence ATGGCTAATACCCCTGAGTCACAGAAACCGACGTCCGGCACCAAACGCATTGTTGCGGGACAGAAGCAGCCCAAAGCCAAGCGCCGCCGTGTGCTGGAAATCGGATTGGCTGCCGGCCTCGTCCTGCTGATCGGCGCAGGTGCTGCCGTGGCATCCGTTGTTTCGAACAACAACCAGGCCGCACCCGTTCCCTCCGCGACGCCCGCCGCAGAACTTAAGCTCGGCTACTTCAGCAACGTCACCCACGCCCCGGCACTGGTAGGTACCAGCAAGGGCATCATCGCCAAGGAACTCGGAGAGACCAAGCTCAGCACCCAAGTCTTCAACGCAGGCCCCGCAGCCATCGAGGCACTCAACGCGGGTGCGATCGATGCCACCTACATCGGACCGAACCCCGCCATCAACTCGTTCGTGAAGAGCAACGGCGAATCCGTCAGCATCATCGCGGGCGCCGCCTCCGGTGGCGCGCAGCTGGTGGTCAAACCGGAAATCAACTCCGCCGCCGACCTCAAGGGCAAGGTCCTTGCATCTCCGCAGCTTGGCGGGACCCAGGACGTCGCATTGCGCGCCTGGTTGCTGGAACAGGGCTTCAAGACCAACACCGACGGCAGCGGCGACGTCAACATCAACCCCACCGAGAACGCCCAGTCGCTGAAGCTCTTCCAGGATGGAAAGCTCGACGGCGCGTGGTTGCCTGAGCCGTGGGCGTCCCGCCTGGTGCTCGAAGCCGGAGCGAAGGTCTTGGTTGATGAGAAGGATCTGTGGGAGAAGGGCGACTTCACCACCACCATCCTGATCGTGAACAAGAAGTTCGCGGCTGAGCACCCGGAGACGGTCAAGGCTTTGTTGAAGGGCCACGTTGAGTCCGTGAAGTGGCTGAACTCCGCTTCGGCCGAGGAGAAGGCGTCCACCATCAACGCCGTGCTCAAGGACACTGCAGGCAAGCCGCTTCCGGCGAATGTGATCACCCGGGCCCTGCAGAACATCAAGTTCACCACCGACCCGCTGGCCGGAACGTACAAAAAGCTCCTCGATGACGGCGTCAAGGCCGGCACCACCAAGGAAGCCGACATCAACGGCATCTTTGATCTTCGCGCCCTGAACGAGGTGGAGGGCAAGAAAACCTCCGCCGCCGGACTCGGACAAGACTAA
- a CDS encoding ABC transporter permease: MPSNQTTEERTLPVTDSNHITSPSLKGNPSELRDLEAGLDNLQSDTSRKAGIDWKRVLLPVAALVFLILAWQFYVSLELKRRDLVPGPVDVFNQFLTLWGDGKLQESVWTSLQRGVVGFLISVVIATPVGLILAQVAPLRRAFGPLISGLQVLPSVAWVPAAIIWFGLTDATVYFVVFMGAIPSIINGLISGVDQIPPQYRSVGTVLGANRLQMALQIVLPAALPGYIGGLKQGWAFSWRSLMAAEIIAVGGTIGFGLGSLLDQGRVLSDMTVVMSAILLILFVGILIELLVFGPIEKRLLQRRGLLAGSSR; encoded by the coding sequence ATGCCAAGTAACCAGACCACTGAAGAGCGGACCCTCCCCGTGACCGATTCCAACCACATCACCTCCCCGTCCCTCAAGGGCAACCCCTCGGAATTGCGGGATCTCGAAGCCGGCTTGGACAACCTCCAGTCGGACACCTCCCGCAAGGCAGGAATCGACTGGAAGCGCGTCCTCCTTCCCGTCGCTGCCCTCGTGTTCCTCATCCTCGCCTGGCAGTTCTACGTTTCGCTGGAGCTCAAGCGGCGGGACTTGGTTCCCGGTCCCGTGGACGTCTTCAACCAGTTCCTCACGCTGTGGGGGGACGGCAAGCTCCAGGAATCGGTATGGACGTCGTTGCAGCGCGGGGTTGTCGGATTCCTCATCTCGGTTGTCATTGCGACTCCGGTGGGACTGATCCTTGCGCAGGTAGCTCCTTTGCGCCGTGCCTTCGGGCCCCTTATTTCCGGCCTGCAGGTGCTGCCGTCCGTCGCGTGGGTTCCGGCAGCCATCATCTGGTTCGGCCTCACTGACGCAACGGTGTACTTCGTGGTGTTCATGGGCGCGATCCCGTCCATCATCAACGGGCTGATCTCCGGTGTGGACCAGATCCCGCCGCAGTACCGCAGCGTCGGAACCGTGCTGGGTGCCAACCGCCTGCAGATGGCATTGCAGATCGTCCTTCCGGCTGCACTCCCGGGCTACATCGGTGGTTTGAAGCAGGGGTGGGCGTTCTCGTGGCGTTCCCTCATGGCCGCTGAGATCATCGCGGTTGGTGGCACCATCGGCTTCGGGCTTGGCTCGTTGCTGGACCAGGGCCGGGTGTTGTCCGATATGACCGTGGTGATGTCCGCGATCCTGCTGATCCTGTTTGTGGGAATCCTGATCGAGCTCCTGGTCTTCGGGCCCATCGAGAAGCGCCTCCTGCAGCGCCGGGGGCTCCTGGCCGGCAGCTCCCGTTAG